Proteins from one Listeria weihenstephanensis genomic window:
- the chbG gene encoding chitin disaccharide deacetylase, translating into MKVIFNADDFGLSKGVVYGILDAYKNGVVRSTTMLANSPAFDLGAEVAKENPGLDIGAHLTLTFGSPILKDVPSVTAPSGKFLAQDVLRASADKLDFDEVEREFTAQIEKIMAAGITISHFDTHHLIEPLVLPVMQKLAKKYNVGLRRSVHDADYIGIPTTDRFSDQFYGAGITAEVVKQEIKKYENDTKTMEFMCHPAFIDETLLSLSSYTEYRIKELTFLTSQEVLDALESVGAEAVSFKSVMK; encoded by the coding sequence ATGAAGGTAATTTTTAATGCGGATGATTTTGGCTTATCTAAAGGTGTGGTTTACGGGATTCTGGATGCATACAAAAATGGTGTTGTGAGGTCAACGACGATGCTCGCTAACTCACCAGCGTTCGATCTAGGAGCTGAAGTTGCAAAAGAAAACCCAGGACTTGATATTGGCGCGCATTTGACGCTTACGTTTGGTAGTCCGATTTTAAAAGATGTACCAAGTGTGACAGCGCCATCTGGGAAATTCTTAGCGCAGGACGTATTAAGAGCATCTGCGGACAAGCTTGACTTTGATGAAGTGGAGCGTGAATTCACAGCACAAATTGAAAAAATAATGGCAGCTGGAATTACAATTTCGCATTTTGATACCCATCATTTAATCGAACCACTCGTTTTACCCGTGATGCAAAAATTAGCGAAGAAGTATAATGTTGGCTTGCGCCGCTCTGTACACGATGCAGATTATATTGGTATCCCAACAACGGATCGCTTTTCTGACCAGTTCTATGGGGCTGGAATTACTGCTGAGGTAGTAAAACAAGAGATTAAAAAATATGAAAATGATACAAAGACGATGGAATTCATGTGTCATCCAGCATTTATCGATGAAACATTGCTATCGCTTAGTTCGTATACAGAATATCGAATCAAAGAACTAACATTTTTGACTTCACAAGAGGTTTTAGACGCATTAGAATCAGTCGGTGCCGAAGCAGTAAGTTTTAAAAGCGTTATGAAATAA
- the ispE gene encoding 4-(cytidine 5'-diphospho)-2-C-methyl-D-erythritol kinase, with product MKINVKAPAKINLSLDALYKRKDNYHELEMVMTTIDLADRLQLVLLEKDIIKLDVKAHFIPDDKRNLVYQAAALLKERFQIKQGVAMTLDKSIPVAAGLAGGSSDAAAALKGLNQLWDLKLTLAELADLGAELGSDIPFCLYGGTALATGRGEIIEPLPMMPNCWIVLAKPSISVSTPGVYRDLRVGEVEHPNTAGMVQAIRDNSFEGICDNIGNVLETVTLAKHPEVKRIKEKMLEFGADTALMSGSGPTVFALVKQYSRAKRVYNGLRGFCEEVYLVRPWQEEK from the coding sequence ATGAAAATAAATGTGAAGGCACCTGCGAAGATTAATTTGTCATTGGATGCGCTATATAAAAGAAAAGATAACTATCATGAGCTTGAAATGGTGATGACAACAATTGATTTGGCGGATCGGCTACAGCTGGTATTACTGGAAAAGGATATCATTAAGTTGGATGTGAAGGCGCATTTCATTCCTGATGATAAACGTAATCTGGTCTATCAGGCGGCAGCCCTTTTAAAAGAGCGGTTTCAGATAAAACAAGGTGTTGCGATGACGCTGGATAAAAGCATTCCAGTTGCAGCAGGTCTGGCCGGTGGTAGCAGTGATGCGGCGGCGGCGCTTAAAGGTTTGAACCAATTGTGGGATTTGAAACTGACGCTTGCGGAACTTGCGGACCTCGGCGCGGAACTGGGATCGGATATTCCATTTTGCCTATACGGAGGAACGGCACTTGCGACGGGACGTGGTGAAATCATTGAACCGTTACCTATGATGCCGAATTGCTGGATTGTTCTAGCTAAGCCGTCTATCAGTGTTTCGACGCCAGGCGTTTACCGTGATCTGCGAGTTGGGGAAGTCGAACATCCTAATACGGCTGGCATGGTTCAAGCGATTCGAGATAACAGTTTTGAGGGTATTTGCGATAATATCGGGAACGTACTGGAAACGGTGACGCTTGCTAAACATCCTGAGGTGAAACGTATCAAAGAAAAAATGCTGGAATTTGGCGCGGACACGGCCTTAATGAGCGGTAGTGGGCCAACAGTCTTTGCGCTTGTAAAACAATACTCACGAGCAAAACGCGTCTATAACGGCTTGCGAGGCTTCTGTGAGGAAGTATATTTAGTCAGACCTTGGCAAGAAGAAAAATGA
- the veg gene encoding biofilm formation stimulator Veg, which produces MSKTIASIKQNLESRLGTRLTLKANGGRKKTIERCGVLAETYPAVFVVELDQDENNFERVSYSYTDILTDTVELDFTDDVSKELAL; this is translated from the coding sequence ATGTCAAAAACTATTGCAAGCATCAAACAAAATCTTGAATCCAGACTTGGAACAAGACTAACTTTGAAAGCTAACGGCGGACGCAAGAAAACAATCGAGCGTTGTGGTGTTTTAGCTGAAACTTATCCTGCTGTTTTTGTTGTTGAATTAGATCAAGACGAAAACAATTTTGAAAGAGTATCATATAGTTATACAGACATTTTAACAGACACTGTAGAATTAGACTTTACAGATGATGTAAGTAAAGAATTAGCACTTTAA
- the rsmA gene encoding 16S rRNA (adenine(1518)-N(6)/adenine(1519)-N(6))-dimethyltransferase RsmA: protein MSKDIATPGKTKEILKKYDFLFKKSLGQNFLIDSNILRRITETAELNKETDVIEIGPGIGALTEHLARTSRRVLAFEIDQRLMEILPETLAAYDNVEIVNEDILKVDVGAMIAQKLEGRTEPVKVVANLPYYVTTPIILQLLHEDLPVSSMTFMLQKEVADRISAKPSTKAYGSLSIAIQYYMEAELSFIVPKTVFMPQPNVDSAIIHLKRRTEPPAQVNNEEFFFDVTRSSFAQRRKTLWNNIVNRFPELKPQKEELEAGLAAVGIDVKRRGETLSIPEFATLSNFLDDFMRK from the coding sequence ATGAGTAAAGATATCGCAACACCAGGCAAGACGAAGGAAATATTGAAAAAATATGATTTTCTATTCAAGAAGAGTTTGGGGCAGAACTTTTTGATTGATAGTAATATTTTGCGACGCATCACGGAAACGGCGGAATTAAATAAGGAAACGGATGTCATTGAGATTGGTCCTGGTATTGGAGCGCTGACGGAACATTTGGCGCGGACATCAAGACGTGTGTTGGCGTTTGAGATTGACCAGCGCTTGATGGAAATTTTGCCGGAGACGTTAGCTGCTTATGATAATGTAGAAATCGTGAACGAAGACATTTTGAAAGTGGATGTTGGGGCGATGATAGCACAGAAGCTTGAGGGACGCACGGAGCCAGTCAAGGTCGTTGCTAACTTGCCTTACTATGTGACAACGCCGATTATTTTGCAATTGCTGCATGAGGACTTACCGGTGTCTAGCATGACGTTTATGCTGCAAAAAGAAGTAGCTGACCGTATTTCAGCAAAACCGAGCACAAAGGCTTACGGGAGCTTGTCGATCGCGATTCAGTACTACATGGAAGCGGAACTCTCTTTCATCGTACCAAAAACAGTCTTCATGCCACAACCAAATGTCGATTCTGCGATTATTCATTTAAAACGCCGTACAGAACCGCCGGCACAAGTGAATAATGAGGAATTCTTTTTTGACGTAACGCGTTCCTCTTTTGCACAAAGAAGGAAGACGCTATGGAATAATATCGTGAATCGTTTCCCTGAGTTAAAGCCTCAAAAAGAGGAATTAGAAGCAGGGCTGGCCGCGGTTGGCATTGACGTAAAACGACGCGGAGAGACGCTTAGCATCCCAGAATTTGCGACTTTAAGTAATTTTCTTGACGATTTCATGAGAAAATAG
- the rnmV gene encoding ribonuclease M5 translates to MEKLVIHEVIVVEGRDDTTAINRAVKADTIETNGSALSEMTIEKIRHAKEKRGVIILTDPDFPGEKIRKQIDAAVPGCHHAFIKRSDALPKYGRGLGVEHATPEVIQEALQHFHTSDDRVQASEIDFEDLVMLGLMGGAGAKAKRQRLGEILKIGYTNGKQLQARLRMFGITKEQFEAAWGIIMQEDTNE, encoded by the coding sequence ATGGAGAAGTTAGTTATTCATGAAGTCATTGTTGTCGAGGGTCGCGATGATACTACAGCGATTAATCGAGCGGTAAAAGCGGACACAATCGAGACAAATGGTTCCGCGCTTTCAGAAATGACCATTGAAAAAATTCGCCATGCCAAAGAAAAACGCGGGGTTATCATTCTGACGGATCCTGATTTTCCTGGTGAAAAAATAAGAAAACAAATCGATGCTGCGGTGCCTGGATGCCATCATGCTTTTATCAAAAGAAGCGATGCGCTACCAAAGTACGGCCGTGGACTTGGTGTAGAACATGCCACGCCAGAAGTTATTCAAGAAGCTTTGCAACATTTTCATACGAGTGATGATCGTGTGCAGGCAAGTGAAATTGACTTTGAAGACCTTGTTATGCTTGGTTTAATGGGCGGAGCAGGAGCGAAAGCGAAACGACAAAGATTAGGAGAAATCCTTAAAATAGGCTATACCAATGGCAAACAGCTGCAAGCACGACTGCGTATGTTTGGCATTACGAAGGAACAATTTGAAGCCGCTTGGGGCATTATAATGCAGGAGGATACGAATGAGTAA
- a CDS encoding G5 and 3D domain-containing protein, which produces MTMETSSNASQKSKWRLPIMIGAFVIVIALVFYFVFEGTKNDITIVKAGEVTEISTHAKTVGEVLNDEGVKVGKHDELSYSENTAVKDGMKIAYIPAKTLTINDEGKEAKVYTTKDTVAEVLKDENITTRPQDALNVSLNDKVAANMEVKIDRAVALAIQNGAKKEVLWSTKDTVADLLAEKNIKLNAHDQVKPAKTAKLAENMTVVVTYVDKKTDEKKSKVDFKTVVKEDSSLKKGEEKVVQAGKAGEKVAKYDVVIENGKEKQRKLLTEQVTTKPEDKIVVRGTKEDVVVAAIENAPAAPKKAKASSTSSSSNSSSASKVSSKPSSGGKTFTMESTAYSGGGTTATGINLTANPGLKVVAVDPSVIPLGSRVYVSGYGEAIAGDTGGAIKGNIVDVYFANESQCYTWGRRQVTVTILD; this is translated from the coding sequence ATGACCATGGAAACTAGCAGTAACGCAAGCCAGAAATCAAAATGGCGTTTACCAATAATGATTGGCGCGTTTGTTATTGTCATAGCATTGGTTTTTTATTTCGTTTTCGAGGGAACTAAAAACGATATCACAATTGTAAAAGCAGGCGAGGTTACAGAAATTAGCACGCACGCAAAAACAGTTGGAGAAGTACTAAATGACGAAGGTGTAAAAGTTGGAAAACATGACGAATTGTCTTATTCCGAAAATACAGCTGTAAAAGACGGAATGAAGATTGCTTACATTCCAGCTAAAACACTTACAATTAACGATGAAGGTAAAGAAGCAAAAGTATATACAACAAAAGACACGGTTGCTGAAGTACTGAAAGATGAAAATATTACGACACGTCCACAAGATGCTTTAAATGTTTCATTGAACGATAAAGTTGCAGCGAACATGGAAGTTAAGATCGACCGTGCTGTCGCTCTAGCTATTCAAAATGGAGCGAAGAAAGAAGTATTGTGGTCAACAAAAGATACAGTAGCAGATTTATTAGCAGAAAAAAATATCAAATTAAACGCACATGATCAAGTGAAGCCTGCAAAAACAGCTAAGCTTGCCGAAAATATGACGGTTGTTGTTACATATGTGGACAAAAAAACCGATGAAAAGAAATCAAAAGTAGATTTCAAAACAGTAGTAAAAGAAGATTCCTCTCTTAAAAAAGGCGAGGAAAAAGTAGTACAAGCAGGAAAAGCTGGCGAAAAAGTTGCCAAGTATGATGTTGTTATCGAGAATGGTAAAGAGAAACAACGCAAACTCCTTACAGAACAAGTAACAACTAAACCAGAAGATAAGATTGTTGTTCGTGGTACGAAAGAAGACGTAGTTGTGGCAGCAATCGAGAATGCTCCAGCAGCTCCTAAAAAAGCGAAAGCATCAAGTACATCTTCATCTTCAAACAGCAGTAGCGCATCTAAAGTAAGCAGTAAACCATCATCAGGCGGTAAAACGTTCACGATGGAATCGACAGCTTATTCAGGTGGCGGTACAACAGCAACAGGAATCAACCTAACAGCTAACCCAGGCCTAAAAGTAGTTGCAGTAGACCCAAGCGTTATTCCTCTAGGTTCTAGAGTGTACGTATCAGGTTACGGTGAAGCAATTGCCGGAGACACTGGTGGCGCGATTAAAGGTAATATCGTAGACGTATATTTTGCGAATGAAAGCCAATGTTACACATGGGGTCGTCGTCAAGTTACGGTTACTATTTTAGATTAA
- a CDS encoding TatD family hydrolase: protein MLFDTHVHLNDDAFNDDLEEVIVRAKENDVTRMAVVGFNEETINRALELADKYDFVYLIVGWHPTDAITFTAEKLEWLRELASHPKVVALGEMGLDYHWDTSPKETQFEVFRQQIRLAKEVNLPIVIHNREATEDVVRILQEENAAEVGGIMHCFGETVEVMEACLAMNFYISFGGTVTFKNAKLPKIAAESVPLDKFLIETDAPYLAPHPNRGKRNEPSYVKLVAEKLAELKELKYEEIARHTTENANKLFKLS, encoded by the coding sequence ATGCTTTTTGATACACATGTGCACTTAAACGATGATGCCTTTAATGATGACCTAGAAGAAGTTATTGTACGAGCAAAAGAAAATGATGTCACACGTATGGCGGTTGTTGGTTTTAACGAGGAGACGATCAATCGTGCGCTGGAACTTGCCGATAAATATGATTTCGTCTACCTAATCGTTGGATGGCACCCGACAGACGCAATCACTTTTACGGCTGAAAAATTAGAATGGCTTCGTGAACTCGCATCACATCCGAAAGTGGTAGCGCTCGGCGAAATGGGACTGGATTATCACTGGGATACATCGCCTAAAGAAACACAGTTTGAAGTTTTTCGTCAACAAATCCGGTTAGCCAAAGAAGTGAACCTTCCAATTGTGATCCATAATCGCGAAGCAACGGAGGATGTTGTCCGCATTTTACAAGAAGAAAACGCAGCAGAAGTTGGTGGGATTATGCATTGCTTTGGCGAAACTGTAGAAGTAATGGAAGCCTGTTTAGCGATGAATTTCTACATCTCATTTGGCGGAACCGTGACCTTTAAAAACGCAAAATTACCAAAAATTGCAGCAGAATCAGTGCCGTTAGACAAGTTCTTGATCGAAACTGACGCGCCATATCTTGCTCCGCACCCAAATCGAGGCAAAAGAAATGAACCTAGTTACGTCAAGCTCGTTGCCGAAAAGCTCGCAGAATTAAAAGAATTGAAATATGAGGAAATCGCCCGCCACACCACAGAAAATGCAAATAAGCTGTTCAAATTAAGCTGA
- the metG gene encoding methionine--tRNA ligase: MPKENNTFYITTPIYYPSGKAHIGHAYTTVAGDAMARYKRLRGFDVFYLTGTDEHGQKIQQKAEEQKISPQSYVDDIAAGFQDLWKKLEITNTDFIRTTEPRHKDGVATIFQQLLDQGDIYLGQYEGWYSVSDEEYFTETQLEEVYRDENGKVIGGKAPSGNEVELVKEESYFFRMSKYADRLLAYYNDNPEFILPESRKNEMINNFIKPGLEDLAVSRTTFDWGIKVPGDAKHVVYVWIDALSNYITALGYGSDDTSKFNKYWPADVHIIGKEIVRFHTIYWPIILMALDLPLPKKIFGHGWILMKDGKMSKSKGNVVDPYMLIDRYGLDALRYYLLREVPFGSDGLFTPEDFVDRVNYDLANDLGNLLNRTVAMINKYFDGEIPAYEGNVTPFDGELETFKDNVLKEYETNMETMQFSVVLSNLWTFVSRTNKYIDETAPWVLAKDEEKRGELASVMTHLAENLRIIAVMLQPFLTQSPESIFAQLGITDDSLKDWASITGYGKIPAGTKVVAKGTPIFPRLDAEEEVTYIQEQMKSTVAPAPEPEPTVVALETPEIGIEDFDKVDLRVGEVKQVEKVKKADKLLCFQLDLGEGKLRQVLSGIAEFYEPEDLIGKKVIVVSNLKPVKLRGLMSEGMILSGEKDGKLQVIEASSALPNGAKVK; this comes from the coding sequence TTGCCAAAAGAGAATAATACATTTTATATTACAACTCCGATTTATTATCCAAGTGGGAAAGCGCATATTGGACACGCATATACAACAGTTGCTGGAGATGCGATGGCGAGATACAAGCGCCTGCGCGGGTTTGATGTCTTTTATTTAACAGGAACAGATGAGCACGGTCAAAAAATACAGCAAAAAGCAGAAGAACAAAAGATCTCTCCGCAAAGCTATGTAGATGATATCGCAGCTGGATTCCAAGATTTATGGAAAAAACTTGAGATTACAAATACCGATTTCATTCGGACAACAGAACCACGTCATAAAGATGGCGTCGCGACTATTTTTCAACAATTGCTCGATCAAGGTGATATTTACCTCGGTCAATACGAAGGTTGGTATTCCGTTTCTGATGAAGAATATTTTACGGAAACGCAATTAGAAGAAGTATATCGTGATGAAAATGGGAAAGTAATTGGCGGGAAAGCACCAAGTGGCAATGAAGTAGAACTTGTGAAAGAAGAATCGTATTTCTTCCGGATGAGTAAATACGCCGATCGTTTACTTGCGTACTACAACGATAACCCAGAATTCATCCTACCAGAATCACGAAAAAATGAAATGATCAATAATTTCATCAAGCCAGGTCTAGAAGATTTAGCCGTTTCAAGAACTACTTTTGACTGGGGTATTAAAGTTCCAGGAGATGCGAAACATGTTGTGTACGTGTGGATTGACGCGCTTTCTAACTACATAACGGCGCTTGGTTATGGCTCTGATGATACGAGTAAGTTTAACAAATATTGGCCTGCAGATGTGCACATTATCGGAAAAGAAATCGTCCGTTTCCACACGATTTATTGGCCAATTATCTTGATGGCGCTAGATTTACCATTACCGAAGAAAATTTTTGGACACGGTTGGATTTTAATGAAAGACGGCAAAATGTCCAAATCTAAAGGGAATGTTGTAGACCCGTATATGCTTATCGATCGCTACGGCCTGGATGCATTACGTTACTATTTATTGCGCGAAGTACCATTCGGCTCAGACGGCTTATTCACGCCAGAAGATTTCGTAGATCGCGTCAATTATGATCTGGCAAATGATCTAGGAAACCTATTAAATCGTACCGTTGCGATGATAAATAAATATTTTGATGGCGAAATTCCAGCTTACGAAGGCAATGTAACGCCTTTTGATGGCGAACTAGAAACTTTTAAAGACAACGTACTAAAAGAATACGAAACCAATATGGAAACAATGCAATTCTCCGTTGTCCTCTCGAATTTGTGGACATTTGTGAGTCGCACGAATAAATACATCGATGAAACCGCGCCATGGGTACTTGCGAAAGACGAAGAAAAACGCGGCGAATTAGCAAGTGTTATGACACATTTAGCTGAAAACCTACGAATCATTGCCGTTATGCTGCAACCGTTCTTGACGCAATCTCCAGAAAGCATCTTTGCACAGCTAGGCATTACAGATGATTCACTAAAAGACTGGGCATCCATTACAGGCTACGGCAAAATTCCAGCAGGAACAAAAGTTGTAGCGAAAGGAACACCAATCTTCCCGCGTTTAGATGCAGAAGAAGAAGTAACGTATATTCAAGAACAAATGAAATCGACAGTTGCCCCTGCTCCCGAACCAGAACCAACCGTCGTAGCACTGGAAACACCAGAAATCGGCATCGAGGACTTTGACAAAGTGGATCTTCGCGTCGGTGAAGTAAAACAAGTCGAGAAAGTCAAAAAAGCCGATAAACTGCTCTGCTTCCAATTGGATCTAGGAGAAGGCAAACTGCGCCAAGTACTGTCTGGTATTGCTGAATTCTATGAACCAGAAGATTTAATCGGCAAAAAAGTTATTGTCGTTTCGAACTTGAAACCAGTGAAATTACGCGGTTTAATGAGCGAAGGCATGATCCTATCCGGTGAAAAAGATGGTAAACTACAAGTAATCGAAGCAAGCAGCGCCTTACCAAATGGTGCAAAAGTAAAATAA
- a CDS encoding GRP family sugar transporter, with protein MEILIALIPAVMWGIMPLVVSKIGGKPHQQTLGVTFGALIFAIGMYFYSTPAFTMTILLVSFVSGVFWTVGQLNQFKAFTHIGVSKAMPLSTGMQLVGTSLFGVFVFQEWGTTAKLVLGFSALAFIIVGISLTSYQQHKSQNSNMKQGMFALIISSLGYVAYVVILKAFDISGWEAILPQAVGMVVAALVFSLKERHDYFTRETWLSVIPGVIWSIGNLALLISNTVIGVAISFSLSQMGVVISTLGGILLLGEKKTKRELILVIIGIILVSAGGFMIGFTK; from the coding sequence ATGGAAATATTAATTGCACTCATTCCAGCAGTGATGTGGGGGATCATGCCACTCGTTGTTTCAAAAATCGGAGGAAAACCACATCAACAAACGCTTGGCGTAACATTTGGTGCGCTGATCTTTGCAATAGGGATGTATTTTTATTCTACACCTGCGTTTACTATGACTATATTATTAGTTAGTTTCGTCTCAGGTGTTTTCTGGACAGTGGGACAACTGAATCAATTCAAAGCATTCACACATATCGGCGTTTCGAAAGCAATGCCGCTATCAACTGGGATGCAACTCGTAGGAACCTCACTATTCGGAGTTTTCGTTTTCCAAGAATGGGGAACAACCGCAAAATTAGTATTAGGTTTTTCAGCGCTCGCCTTTATCATTGTGGGTATTTCGCTGACATCCTATCAACAACATAAATCGCAAAATAGCAATATGAAGCAAGGAATGTTCGCGCTTATTATCTCATCACTTGGTTACGTGGCTTACGTCGTTATTTTAAAAGCCTTCGATATCAGCGGTTGGGAAGCGATCTTGCCGCAAGCTGTGGGTATGGTCGTTGCAGCGCTCGTGTTCTCACTTAAAGAGCGTCACGATTACTTCACAAGAGAAACATGGCTCAGCGTTATTCCAGGCGTCATTTGGAGTATTGGTAACTTAGCCTTACTTATTTCCAACACGGTCATCGGTGTAGCAATCAGTTTCTCGCTATCACAAATGGGTGTTGTCATCTCGACACTAGGCGGCATTTTACTCCTAGGCGAGAAAAAGACTAAACGGGAACTTATTCTCGTAATTATCGGTATTATTTTAGTCAGCGCCGGTGGATTTATGATTGGATTTACGAAATAA